A part of Lentisphaera araneosa HTCC2155 genomic DNA contains:
- the rpmE gene encoding 50S ribosomal protein L31 translates to SCACGTTWNIKSTRKEVKVGICSNCHPFYTGTARNADVEGRIDAFNRRFGKKK, encoded by the coding sequence AGCTGTGCTTGCGGTACGACTTGGAACATCAAGTCTACTCGCAAAGAAGTTAAAGTTGGTATCTGCTCGAACTGCCACCCGTTCTACACTGGTACAGCTCGTAATGCCGACGTGGAAGGTCGTATTGATGCCTTCAACCGTCGTTT